A genome region from Streptomyces xanthophaeus includes the following:
- a CDS encoding TIGR03842 family LLM class F420-dependent oxidoreductase yields MDFGLVLQTDPPASQVISLMKRAERNGFRYGWTFDSAVLWQEPFVIYSQILEHTRKLHIGPMVTNPGTRTWEVTASTFATLNDMFGNRTVCGIGRGDSAMRVAGRKPNTLARLGEAIDVIRDLAEGREALVDGSPIRLPWVRDGKLPVWMAAYGPKALALAGEKADGFILQLADLYLTEWMVKSVREAAAAAGRDPAEITICVAAPAYVSEDLAHARDQCRWFGGMVGNHVADLVGRYGEHSSMVPDELTEYIKARQGYDYSHHGRAGNPSTDFVPDEIVDRFCLLGPAEAHIEKLRALRDLGVDQFAVYDMHDAREATIDAYGQHIIPVLRD; encoded by the coding sequence ATGGACTTCGGCCTCGTCCTGCAGACCGACCCGCCCGCCTCCCAGGTCATCAGCCTCATGAAGCGCGCCGAGCGCAACGGCTTCCGCTACGGCTGGACCTTCGACTCCGCCGTGCTGTGGCAGGAGCCGTTCGTCATCTACAGCCAGATCCTGGAACACACCCGCAAGCTGCACATCGGTCCCATGGTCACCAACCCCGGCACGCGCACCTGGGAGGTGACCGCCTCCACCTTCGCCACCCTCAACGACATGTTCGGAAACCGCACCGTCTGCGGGATCGGGCGGGGAGACTCGGCGATGCGCGTCGCCGGGCGCAAGCCCAACACCCTGGCCCGCCTGGGCGAGGCCATCGACGTCATCCGGGACCTCGCCGAGGGCCGCGAGGCCCTGGTGGACGGCAGCCCGATCCGCCTGCCGTGGGTCCGCGACGGGAAGCTCCCCGTGTGGATGGCGGCCTACGGGCCCAAGGCCCTGGCCCTGGCGGGGGAGAAGGCCGACGGGTTCATCCTCCAGCTCGCCGACCTCTACCTCACCGAGTGGATGGTCAAGTCGGTCCGCGAGGCCGCCGCCGCGGCCGGCCGCGACCCGGCGGAGATCACCATCTGCGTGGCCGCGCCCGCCTACGTGAGCGAGGACCTCGCACACGCCCGCGACCAGTGCCGCTGGTTCGGCGGCATGGTCGGCAACCACGTCGCGGACCTCGTCGGCCGCTACGGCGAGCACTCCTCGATGGTCCCCGACGAGCTCACCGAGTACATCAAGGCCCGCCAGGGCTACGACTACAGCCACCACGGCCGGGCCGGGAACCCGTCCACCGACTTCGTCCCCGACGAGATCGTCGACCGCTTCTGCCTGCTGGGCCCGGCCGAGGCGCACATCGAGAAACTGCGGGCCCTGCGCGACCTCGGCGTCGACCAGTTCGCCGTCTACGACATGCACGACGCACGGGAGGCCACGATCGACGCGTACGGCCAGCACATCATCCCGGTGCTGCGCGACTGA
- the hydA gene encoding dihydropyrimidinase, translating into MSIRTLIRGGLVVTASDEVHADVLIEDGRVAALAAHGSAAAGAWTADRTIDATGKYVIPGGVDAHTHMELPFGGTSASDTFETGTRAAAWGGTTTIVDFAVQSVGHSLREGLDTWYAKADGNCAVDYAFHMILSDVNERTLKEMDHLVGEGVTSFKLFMAYPGVFYSDDGQILRAMQRGAANGGLIMMHAENGIAIDVLVEQALARGETDPRHHGEVRKVLLEAEATHRAIQLARVAGAPLYVVHVSAEEAVAELAAARDKGLPVFGETCPQYLFLSTDNLEEPDFQGAKYVCSTPLRPREHQAALWRGLRTNDLQVVSTDHCPFCFRGQKELGRGDFSKIPNGLPGVENRMDLLHQAVLDGHISRRRWIEIACATPARMFGLYPQKGTIAPGSDADIVLYDPHAEQVISAETHHMNVDYSAYEGRRITGRVDTVLSRGELVIDQREFTGRAGHGAFVPRSTCQYL; encoded by the coding sequence ATGAGCATCCGCACCCTGATCCGCGGCGGCCTCGTCGTCACCGCCTCCGACGAAGTGCACGCGGACGTCCTGATCGAGGACGGCCGTGTCGCGGCACTGGCCGCACACGGCTCGGCGGCCGCCGGAGCCTGGACGGCCGACCGCACGATCGACGCGACCGGGAAGTACGTGATCCCCGGCGGGGTCGACGCGCACACCCACATGGAACTTCCCTTCGGAGGCACCTCGGCCTCCGACACCTTCGAGACCGGAACCAGAGCCGCTGCCTGGGGCGGCACCACCACCATCGTCGACTTCGCCGTGCAGAGCGTGGGCCACTCCCTGCGCGAGGGACTCGACACCTGGTACGCCAAGGCCGACGGCAACTGCGCCGTCGACTACGCCTTCCACATGATCCTCTCGGACGTCAACGAGAGGACCCTCAAGGAGATGGACCACCTCGTCGGCGAGGGGGTCACCTCCTTCAAGCTGTTCATGGCCTACCCCGGCGTCTTCTACAGCGACGACGGGCAGATCCTGCGCGCCATGCAGCGCGGCGCCGCCAACGGCGGGCTGATCATGATGCACGCCGAGAACGGCATCGCGATCGACGTCCTCGTCGAGCAGGCCCTCGCGCGCGGGGAGACCGATCCCCGTCACCACGGTGAGGTCCGCAAGGTCCTGCTCGAAGCCGAGGCCACCCACCGCGCCATCCAGCTGGCACGGGTCGCCGGCGCCCCGCTCTACGTGGTCCACGTCTCGGCGGAGGAAGCGGTGGCCGAGCTCGCCGCCGCCCGCGACAAGGGCCTCCCGGTCTTCGGGGAGACCTGTCCGCAGTACCTGTTCCTGTCCACCGACAACCTGGAGGAGCCCGACTTCCAGGGTGCCAAGTACGTCTGCTCCACGCCGCTGCGGCCCAGGGAACACCAGGCGGCGCTGTGGCGGGGCCTGCGGACCAACGACCTCCAGGTGGTCTCCACCGACCACTGCCCCTTCTGCTTCCGGGGCCAGAAGGAACTGGGCCGCGGGGACTTCTCCAAGATTCCCAACGGGCTGCCGGGCGTGGAGAACCGCATGGACCTCCTCCACCAGGCCGTCCTCGACGGGCACATCAGCCGCCGCCGCTGGATCGAGATCGCCTGCGCGACCCCGGCCCGGATGTTCGGCCTCTACCCGCAGAAGGGCACCATCGCGCCGGGCTCCGACGCCGACATCGTCCTCTACGATCCGCACGCCGAGCAGGTCATCTCCGCCGAGACCCACCACATGAACGTGGACTACTCGGCGTACGAGGGCAGGCGGATCACCGGACGCGTCGACACGGTCCTCTCGCGCGGCGAACTCGTCATCGACCAGCGCGAATTCACCGGCCGGGCCGGCCACGGGGCCTTCGTCCCCCGCTCCACCTGCCAGTACCTGTAA
- a CDS encoding aspartate aminotransferase family protein codes for MTNPTPLHSRHRTVLPDWLALYYKHPIELTHGEGRHVWDADGNRYLDFFGGILTTMTAHALPEVTKAVSEQAGRIIHSSTLYLNRPMIELAERVAALSGIPDARVFFTTSGTEANDTALLLATTYRRSNQILAMRNSYHGRSFSTVSITGNRGWSPTSLSPLQTYYVQGAVRTRGPLAHLDDAAFTAAAVEDLEDVLGQARGGVAALIAEPVQGVGGFTSPPDGLYGAFREVLNRHGILWISDEVQTGWGRTGDNFWGWQAHAQNGPPDILTFAKGIGNGMSIGGVVARAEVMNCLDSNSISTFGGSPVTMAAGVANLAYLLEHDLQGNARRVGGLLLERLRSIAATVPAVREIRGRGLMAGLELTRPGTDEADPDAAAAVLEAAREGGLLLGKGGGYNTSVLRIAPPLSLTVAEAEEGAEILEQALRSIQ; via the coding sequence GTGACCAACCCGACCCCGCTCCACAGCCGCCACCGCACCGTCCTGCCCGACTGGCTCGCGCTCTACTACAAGCACCCCATCGAGCTCACCCACGGAGAGGGCCGCCACGTCTGGGACGCGGACGGCAACCGCTACCTCGACTTCTTCGGCGGCATCCTCACCACGATGACCGCCCATGCCCTGCCCGAGGTCACCAAGGCCGTGTCCGAACAGGCCGGACGGATCATCCACTCCTCCACCCTGTACCTCAACCGGCCGATGATCGAGCTGGCCGAGCGGGTCGCCGCCCTCTCCGGCATCCCCGACGCCCGGGTCTTCTTCACCACCTCCGGCACCGAGGCCAACGACACCGCCCTGCTGCTCGCGACGACGTACCGCCGCTCCAACCAGATCCTGGCGATGCGCAACAGCTACCACGGCCGGTCCTTCTCCACCGTCTCGATCACCGGCAACCGAGGCTGGTCCCCGACCAGCCTCTCGCCGCTGCAGACGTACTACGTCCAGGGCGCGGTCCGCACCCGCGGCCCCCTCGCCCACCTGGACGACGCCGCCTTCACCGCCGCCGCCGTCGAGGACCTGGAGGACGTACTCGGCCAGGCACGCGGGGGAGTGGCCGCCCTCATCGCGGAACCCGTCCAGGGCGTCGGCGGCTTCACCTCGCCGCCCGACGGCCTCTACGGCGCCTTCCGCGAGGTCCTGAACCGCCACGGCATCCTGTGGATCAGCGACGAGGTGCAGACCGGCTGGGGCCGCACCGGCGACAACTTCTGGGGCTGGCAGGCACACGCCCAGAACGGCCCGCCGGACATCCTCACCTTCGCCAAGGGCATCGGCAACGGCATGTCCATCGGCGGGGTCGTGGCCCGCGCCGAGGTGATGAACTGCCTGGACTCCAACTCCATCTCCACCTTTGGCGGCTCCCCGGTCACCATGGCGGCCGGCGTGGCCAACCTCGCGTACCTGCTGGAGCACGACCTCCAGGGCAACGCCCGCCGCGTCGGCGGCCTGCTCCTGGAGCGGCTGCGCTCCATCGCCGCCACCGTCCCCGCCGTACGGGAGATCCGCGGCCGGGGCCTGATGGCCGGACTCGAACTCACCAGGCCGGGCACGGACGAGGCCGACCCGGACGCGGCCGCCGCCGTCCTGGAGGCGGCCCGCGAAGGCGGCCTGCTGCTCGGCAAGGGCGGCGGGTACAACACCAGTGTGCTGCGCATCGCGCCGCCGCTCTCCCTCACCGTCGCCGAGGCGGAAGAGGGCGCCGAGATCCTCGAACAGGCATTGCGCAGCATCCAGTAG
- a CDS encoding nitrilase-related carbon-nitrogen hydrolase, producing MAQVVRAALVQATWTGDTESMIAKHEEHARRAAAQGAQIIGFQEVFNAPYFCQVQEPEHYGWAEAVPDGPTVRRMQDLARETGMVIVVPVFELESEGFYYNTAAVIDADGSYLGKYRKHHIPQVKGFWEKYYFRPGNLGWPVFDTAVGRIGVYICYDRHFPEGWRQLGLAGAQLVYNPSATSRGLSAYLWQLEQPASAVANEYFVAAINRVGQEEYGDNDFYGTSYFVDPRGQFVGEVASDKDEELVVRDLDFDLIKEVRDQWAFYRDRRPDAYGGLVQP from the coding sequence ATGGCCCAAGTCGTCCGCGCCGCGCTGGTCCAGGCCACCTGGACCGGAGACACCGAATCGATGATCGCCAAACACGAGGAGCACGCCCGCCGGGCAGCCGCCCAGGGCGCGCAGATCATCGGCTTTCAAGAAGTCTTCAACGCCCCCTACTTCTGTCAGGTCCAGGAGCCCGAGCACTACGGCTGGGCCGAGGCCGTCCCCGACGGCCCGACCGTACGCCGGATGCAGGACCTCGCCCGCGAGACCGGCATGGTGATCGTCGTACCGGTCTTCGAGCTGGAGAGCGAGGGCTTCTACTACAACACCGCCGCTGTCATCGACGCCGACGGCAGCTACCTGGGCAAGTACCGCAAGCACCACATCCCCCAGGTCAAAGGCTTCTGGGAGAAGTACTACTTCCGTCCGGGCAATCTCGGCTGGCCCGTCTTCGACACCGCCGTCGGACGGATCGGCGTCTACATCTGCTACGACCGCCACTTCCCCGAGGGATGGCGCCAGCTGGGCCTGGCCGGAGCCCAGCTGGTCTACAACCCCTCCGCCACCTCCCGAGGCCTGTCCGCGTACCTGTGGCAGCTGGAGCAGCCCGCCTCCGCCGTCGCCAACGAGTACTTCGTCGCCGCCATCAACCGCGTCGGCCAGGAGGAGTACGGCGACAACGACTTCTACGGCACCAGCTACTTCGTCGACCCGCGCGGCCAGTTCGTCGGGGAGGTCGCCAGCGACAAGGACGAGGAACTCGTCGTCCGCGACCTCGACTTCGACCTGATCAAGGAGGTCCGCGACCAGTGGGCCTTCTACCGCGACCGCCGCCCCGACGCCTACGGAGGGCTCGTACAGCCGTGA